TATTCATGATCACCAAACTCGAACAATATGATTACGCCGGTGCTACCGCGATTGCCGTGGTTATGCTGCTGCTGTCGTTTGCGTTGCTATTGTCGATCAACGGCTTGCAAGCTTGGATGCGTAGTCGTCAGAACAGTGGGAGAGCGGAATGAGCGCCACAACGATACCGACCAACGCCCCTCAGCAGGGCTACCAAGCGGCTAACCCGGCCACGCTGGCACCGGCCTGGGTAAGGTTTTGCCTGATCAGCATCGCCTTGGCTTTCTTGACCTTGTTTTTATTGGTCCCGCTGGCAGCGGTGTTCGCCGAAGCCTTGAAAAAAGGTTGGCAAGTCTATCTCGCGGCGATTGTTGAAGACGACGCGCTGTCAGCGATACGCCTGACCCTGATTGCCGCCGGCATCGCGGTACCACTGAATTTGGTGTTTGGGGTAGCCGCAGCTTGGACCATCGCCAAATTTGAATTTCGTGGCAAGAGTGTCTTGCTGACCCTGATTGATTTGCCGTTTTCGGTCTCGCCGGTGATTTCCGGACTCATTTATGTGCTGCTGTTCGGTGCACAAGGTTGGTTCGGCGATTGGTTGCGTGCGCATGACATCAAGATTCTGTTCGCTGTGCCTGGCATCGTGTTGGCCACTATCTTCGTCACCTTCCCGTTTGTAGCGCGCGAACTGATCCCGCTGATGCAATCGCAGGGTAGCGAAGAAGAGGAAGCCGCCTTGGTACTCGGTGCCTCCGGCTGGCAAACCTTCCGCCGCGTCACCCTGCCAAATATCAAATGGGGCTTGTTATACGGCGTGATTTTATGTAATGCCCGGGCGATGGGTGAATTCGGTGCGGTCTCGGTGGTCTCGGGTCATATCCGTGGTGAAACCAATACCATGCCTTTGCAAGTCGAAATTTTGTATAACGAATACAACTTTGTCGCCGCCTTTGCCGTCGCTTCCCTACTGAGTTTGCTGGCGCTGTTGACGCTGGCACTGAAAACCCTGGTCGAATGGCGCAGCCATACCGCCGTGAACAAGAATTAACCGGAGTCGGACATGAGTATCGCAGTTGAACAATTACATAAACGCTTCGGTCAGTTCACCGCCCTTGATCAGGTTTCCTTAGCCTTTAATGATGGTGAGCTGACCGCCTTGCTCGGACCTTCCGGCTGCGGCAAGACTACTTTGTTACGCATCATCGCCGGATTGGAATTTGCCGACAGCGGCCGCGTACTGCTCGATGGCCAAGATGCCTCGGCTCAGCATGTGCGCGAACGTCAGGTTGGCTTCGTGTTTCAGCATTATGCGCTGTTCAAGCACATGACGATTTTTGAAAACATCGCCTTTGGCTTGCGCGTCAAGCCGCGTCATTTGCGTCCTAACGAAAGCCAGATCAAAGAAAAAGTAGGCCAATTGTTGGAGTTGGTACAGCTTGATTGGTTAGCCGATCGTTATCCGCCGCAATTATCTGGTGGTCAACGTCAGCGCATCGCCTTGGCGCGCGCTCTGGCGGTCGAGCCGCGCGTCTTGCTGCTCGATGAACCGTTCGGCGCGCTTGATGCCAAAGTCCGTAAAGAATTGCGCCGCTGGTTGCGTCGTTTGCATGATGAATTACATGTCACCAGCATCTTCGTTACCCATGATCAGGAAGAAGCCTTGGAAGTCGCCGATCGCATCGTTGTCATGAACCACGGGAAAGTCGAGCAGTGCGGTACCCCGGCCGACGTGTATCAACACCCGGCCACGCCATTTGTGTATGAATTTCTCGGTCATGTGAATTTGTTCAAAGGGCGCGTACATGAAGGGGTACTCGATTCCGATGGCGTTGCCTTTGCCACACCGGCCCATGCCGAAACCCGTGATGCCTTCGGTACCGCTTATGTGCGTCCGCATGAATTCGAGATTGAACGCTATACGTCGGGCGGCGGTGGCATGCCGGCGCAATTACGGCGCGTGCACAGCATCGGCCCGTTGGCGCAACTCGAACTGGTGCGCGACGATAATGGCGATGTCATCGATGCCATGATTTCGAGTGAACGCTATGCTCAGCTCCAACTCAAGGTCGGGGAAACCTTGCTGGTCACGCCTAAGCGTTTGCATGTCTTTGTCGACGCCGCAGAATAATCTCGCGTAGCGAACTTATGCACTTACCGAAAGAGCATCATGAATTTTCAGCAATTACGTTCTATCCGCGAAGCTTCGCGCTGCGGCTTTAACCTCACCGAGGTTGCCAATGTTTTATTTACTTCGCAACCGGGCGTGAGCCGCCAGATTCGTGAACTCGAAGAAGAGCTCGGCGTCGATATTTTTGAACGCAATGGCAAACGCCTGACTGGCCTGACTGCGCCGGGAAGAGGCATCTTGCCTATCGTCGAAAGACTATTGCTGGAAGCGGAAAATCTGCAACAAGCCGGCAATGAATATGCCGATCAAAGCAAGGGTACGCTGACCATCGCCACCACCCATACGCAGGCGCGTTATGTGCTGCCCAAAGTAGTGCAACAGTTTCGCCAAGCCTTCCCCGATGTACGCATCGCCTTACAACAGAGTTCGCCTGATCACATCGCCGAATGGGTGATGTCGGGTAAGGCTGACATCGGCATCGCCACCGAAGGTTTGTCACAGTTTAAAGAATTGGTCTCATTCGCTTGCTACCAATGGCAGCATGTCATCGTCGTGCCGGACGGCCATCCTTTGCTCAATAAAGCCGAGTTAAGCTTGGCCGATTTGTCGAATTACCCGCTCATCACCTATGACGTCG
The sequence above is drawn from the Undibacterium sp. CCC3.4 genome and encodes:
- a CDS encoding CysB family HTH-type transcriptional regulator: MNFQQLRSIREASRCGFNLTEVANVLFTSQPGVSRQIRELEEELGVDIFERNGKRLTGLTAPGRGILPIVERLLLEAENLQQAGNEYADQSKGTLTIATTHTQARYVLPKVVQQFRQAFPDVRIALQQSSPDHIAEWVMSGKADIGIATEGLSQFKELVSFACYQWQHVIVVPDGHPLLNKAELSLADLSNYPLITYDVGFTGRGHIDAAFRREDLRTDIVLTAMDSDVIQQYVNLGLGVGIVASMAIEPSRMQGLRTIAADHLFAPNVTRLAVRRGAYLRSYTYDFIRQFAPALSLQEIDQALKEGITSE
- a CDS encoding sulfate ABC transporter ATP-binding protein, which gives rise to MSIAVEQLHKRFGQFTALDQVSLAFNDGELTALLGPSGCGKTTLLRIIAGLEFADSGRVLLDGQDASAQHVRERQVGFVFQHYALFKHMTIFENIAFGLRVKPRHLRPNESQIKEKVGQLLELVQLDWLADRYPPQLSGGQRQRIALARALAVEPRVLLLDEPFGALDAKVRKELRRWLRRLHDELHVTSIFVTHDQEEALEVADRIVVMNHGKVEQCGTPADVYQHPATPFVYEFLGHVNLFKGRVHEGVLDSDGVAFATPAHAETRDAFGTAYVRPHEFEIERYTSGGGGMPAQLRRVHSIGPLAQLELVRDDNGDVIDAMISSERYAQLQLKVGETLLVTPKRLHVFVDAAE
- the cysW gene encoding sulfate ABC transporter permease subunit CysW, giving the protein MSATTIPTNAPQQGYQAANPATLAPAWVRFCLISIALAFLTLFLLVPLAAVFAEALKKGWQVYLAAIVEDDALSAIRLTLIAAGIAVPLNLVFGVAAAWTIAKFEFRGKSVLLTLIDLPFSVSPVISGLIYVLLFGAQGWFGDWLRAHDIKILFAVPGIVLATIFVTFPFVARELIPLMQSQGSEEEEAALVLGASGWQTFRRVTLPNIKWGLLYGVILCNARAMGEFGAVSVVSGHIRGETNTMPLQVEILYNEYNFVAAFAVASLLSLLALLTLALKTLVEWRSHTAVNKN